Proteins from one Clupea harengus chromosome 17, Ch_v2.0.2, whole genome shotgun sequence genomic window:
- the pde7a gene encoding high affinity cAMP-specific 3',5'-cyclic phosphodiesterase 7A isoform X3, with protein MHTQRNYDLQRRGDPMGIALIWSLVVMLVRWMFSKRRGAISYDSSDQTALYIRMLDVRVRSQVGFEPERRGSHPYLCVDFRTLHSRSENARPVPGRRVHRLFSFQRHLHSSRRLHSATTWPYNPLHILDEDYLGQAKCMLAKVGSWNFDIFLFDRLTNGNSLVTLTFHLLNQYGLIELFQLDMVKLRQFIVMVQEDYHSQNPYHNAVHAADVTQAMYCYLKEPKLAKSLTSCDILLGLLAAATHDLDHPGVNQPFLIKTNHYLAALYRNTSVLENHHWRSAVGLLRETGLFSHLPAEDGLNMERQLGSLILATDISRQNEYLSKFRRHLDQDDLCLGNASHRHFILQMALKCADICNPCRPWELSKQWSEKVTEEFFQQGNIEKRHKLEVSLLCDSQSNTVGDIQIGFMTYVVEPLFSEWARFSDTRLSQTMLGHLGLNKASWSGLRASGSLEEPEPEPDPDPPPPPAPGLAQEPQPQKIPPPEP; from the exons atgcacacacagagaaactatGATCTTCAGCGTAGGGGAGATCCAATGGGAATTGCTTTGATTTGGTCGTTAGTGGTGATGCTGGTCAGATGGATGTTCTCTAAG AGACGTGGAGCGATCTCCTATGACAGCTCCGATCAGACTGCGTTGTACATTCGTATGCTAG ACGTGAGAGTGAGAAGCCAGGTAGGATTTGAACCGGAACGACGAGGCTCGCACCCCTACCTGTGTGTCGATTTCCGAACCTTGCACT CCCGGAGTGAGAATGCGAGGCCAGTGCCCGGCCGGCGGGTTCACAGGCTCTTCAGCTTCCAGCGCCACCTGCACTCCTCACGCCGGCTCCACAGCGCCACCACCTGGCCCTACAACCCTCTGCACATCCTGGACGAAGACTACCTGGGCCAGGCCAAG TGTATGCTGGCAAAGGTTGGAAGCTGGAATTTTGACATTTTCCTCTTCGACAGATTAACAAATG GAAACAGCCTCGTCACCCTGACGTTCCACCTGTTAAACCAGTATGGATTAATTGAGCTCTTCCAGTTAGACATGGTGAAACTTCGTCAATTTATAG TCATGGTCCAAGAAGACTACCACAGCCAGAACCCTTATCACAACGCAGTCCATGCTGCAGACGTGACCCAGGCCATGTACTGTTACCTGAAAGAGCCCAAG CTCGCCAAGTCGCTGACATCCTGTGACATCCTCCTGGGCCTGCTGGCCGCGGCCACCCATGACCTTGACCACCCAGGGGTCAACCAGCCCTTCCTCATCAAAACCAACCATTACCTAGCAGCTTTGTACAGG aaTACCTCAGTTCTGGAGAATCATCACTGGAGATCAGCTGTGGGGCTCCTGCGAGAGACAGGACTTTTTTCCCACTTACCTGCAGAGGATGG attaaACATGGAAAGACAGCTGGGGTCTTTGATCCTGGCCACCGACATCAGCAGACAGAATGAGTACCTGTCCAAGTTCAGGAGGCACCTGGACCAGGATGACTTGTGCTTGGGCAACGCCTCCCATCgccacttcatcctccag aTGGCCCTGAAGTGTGCTGATATCTGTAACCCCTGCCGGCCCTGGGAGTTGAGCAAACAGTGGAGTGAGAAAGTGACAGAGGAGTTTTTTCAGCAAG GTAACATTGAGAAGAGGCACAAGCTGGAAGTCAGCCTGCTGTGTGACAGTCAGTCCAACACAGTAGGGGACATTCAGATCG gcttCATGACATACGTAGTGGAGCCTCTGTTTTCCGAGTGGGCCCGGTTCTCGGACACGCGTCTGTCCCAGACCATGCTAGGTCACCTGGGTCTGAACAAGGCCAGCTGGAGCGGGCTTCGGGCTTCTGGGAGCCTggaagagccagagccagaaccCGACCCGGACCCACCGCCACCCCCAGCACCAGGCCTGGCCCAGGAGCCCCAGCCACAGAAGATCCCACCACCAGAACCTTAG
- the pde7a gene encoding high affinity cAMP-specific 3',5'-cyclic phosphodiesterase 7A isoform X2, which translates to MHTQRNYDLQRRGDPMGIALIWSLVVMLVRWMFSKRRGAISYDSSDQTALYIRMLGDVRVRSQVGFEPERRGSHPYLCVDFRTLHSRSENARPVPGRRVHRLFSFQRHLHSSRRLHSATTWPYNPLHILDEDYLGQAKCMLAKVGSWNFDIFLFDRLTNGNSLVTLTFHLLNQYGLIELFQLDMVKLRQFIVMVQEDYHSQNPYHNAVHAADVTQAMYCYLKEPKLAKSLTSCDILLGLLAAATHDLDHPGVNQPFLIKTNHYLAALYRNTSVLENHHWRSAVGLLRETGLFSHLPAEDGLNMERQLGSLILATDISRQNEYLSKFRRHLDQDDLCLGNASHRHFILQMALKCADICNPCRPWELSKQWSEKVTEEFFQQGNIEKRHKLEVSLLCDSQSNTVGDIQIGFMTYVVEPLFSEWARFSDTRLSQTMLGHLGLNKASWSGLRASGSLEEPEPEPDPDPPPPPAPGLAQEPQPQKIPPPEP; encoded by the exons atgcacacacagagaaactatGATCTTCAGCGTAGGGGAGATCCAATGGGAATTGCTTTGATTTGGTCGTTAGTGGTGATGCTGGTCAGATGGATGTTCTCTAAG AGACGTGGAGCGATCTCCTATGACAGCTCCGATCAGACTGCGTTGTACATTCGTATGCTAG GAGACGTGAGAGTGAGAAGCCAGGTAGGATTTGAACCGGAACGACGAGGCTCGCACCCCTACCTGTGTGTCGATTTCCGAACCTTGCACT CCCGGAGTGAGAATGCGAGGCCAGTGCCCGGCCGGCGGGTTCACAGGCTCTTCAGCTTCCAGCGCCACCTGCACTCCTCACGCCGGCTCCACAGCGCCACCACCTGGCCCTACAACCCTCTGCACATCCTGGACGAAGACTACCTGGGCCAGGCCAAG TGTATGCTGGCAAAGGTTGGAAGCTGGAATTTTGACATTTTCCTCTTCGACAGATTAACAAATG GAAACAGCCTCGTCACCCTGACGTTCCACCTGTTAAACCAGTATGGATTAATTGAGCTCTTCCAGTTAGACATGGTGAAACTTCGTCAATTTATAG TCATGGTCCAAGAAGACTACCACAGCCAGAACCCTTATCACAACGCAGTCCATGCTGCAGACGTGACCCAGGCCATGTACTGTTACCTGAAAGAGCCCAAG CTCGCCAAGTCGCTGACATCCTGTGACATCCTCCTGGGCCTGCTGGCCGCGGCCACCCATGACCTTGACCACCCAGGGGTCAACCAGCCCTTCCTCATCAAAACCAACCATTACCTAGCAGCTTTGTACAGG aaTACCTCAGTTCTGGAGAATCATCACTGGAGATCAGCTGTGGGGCTCCTGCGAGAGACAGGACTTTTTTCCCACTTACCTGCAGAGGATGG attaaACATGGAAAGACAGCTGGGGTCTTTGATCCTGGCCACCGACATCAGCAGACAGAATGAGTACCTGTCCAAGTTCAGGAGGCACCTGGACCAGGATGACTTGTGCTTGGGCAACGCCTCCCATCgccacttcatcctccag aTGGCCCTGAAGTGTGCTGATATCTGTAACCCCTGCCGGCCCTGGGAGTTGAGCAAACAGTGGAGTGAGAAAGTGACAGAGGAGTTTTTTCAGCAAG GTAACATTGAGAAGAGGCACAAGCTGGAAGTCAGCCTGCTGTGTGACAGTCAGTCCAACACAGTAGGGGACATTCAGATCG gcttCATGACATACGTAGTGGAGCCTCTGTTTTCCGAGTGGGCCCGGTTCTCGGACACGCGTCTGTCCCAGACCATGCTAGGTCACCTGGGTCTGAACAAGGCCAGCTGGAGCGGGCTTCGGGCTTCTGGGAGCCTggaagagccagagccagaaccCGACCCGGACCCACCGCCACCCCCAGCACCAGGCCTGGCCCAGGAGCCCCAGCCACAGAAGATCCCACCACCAGAACCTTAG
- the pde7a gene encoding high affinity cAMP-specific 3',5'-cyclic phosphodiesterase 7A isoform X4, whose protein sequence is MRRGAISYDSSDQTALYIRMLGACVIFKQLFSRDVRVRSQVGFEPERRGSHPYLCVDFRTLHSRSENARPVPGRRVHRLFSFQRHLHSSRRLHSATTWPYNPLHILDEDYLGQAKCMLAKVGSWNFDIFLFDRLTNGNSLVTLTFHLLNQYGLIELFQLDMVKLRQFIVMVQEDYHSQNPYHNAVHAADVTQAMYCYLKEPKLAKSLTSCDILLGLLAAATHDLDHPGVNQPFLIKTNHYLAALYRNTSVLENHHWRSAVGLLRETGLFSHLPAEDGLNMERQLGSLILATDISRQNEYLSKFRRHLDQDDLCLGNASHRHFILQMALKCADICNPCRPWELSKQWSEKVTEEFFQQGNIEKRHKLEVSLLCDSQSNTVGDIQIGFMTYVVEPLFSEWARFSDTRLSQTMLGHLGLNKASWSGLRASGSLEEPEPEPDPDPPPPPAPGLAQEPQPQKIPPPEP, encoded by the exons AGACGTGGAGCGATCTCCTATGACAGCTCCGATCAGACTGCGTTGTACATTCGTATGCTAG GGGCTTGTGTAATATTCAAACAGCTGTTTTCAA GAGACGTGAGAGTGAGAAGCCAGGTAGGATTTGAACCGGAACGACGAGGCTCGCACCCCTACCTGTGTGTCGATTTCCGAACCTTGCACT CCCGGAGTGAGAATGCGAGGCCAGTGCCCGGCCGGCGGGTTCACAGGCTCTTCAGCTTCCAGCGCCACCTGCACTCCTCACGCCGGCTCCACAGCGCCACCACCTGGCCCTACAACCCTCTGCACATCCTGGACGAAGACTACCTGGGCCAGGCCAAG TGTATGCTGGCAAAGGTTGGAAGCTGGAATTTTGACATTTTCCTCTTCGACAGATTAACAAATG GAAACAGCCTCGTCACCCTGACGTTCCACCTGTTAAACCAGTATGGATTAATTGAGCTCTTCCAGTTAGACATGGTGAAACTTCGTCAATTTATAG TCATGGTCCAAGAAGACTACCACAGCCAGAACCCTTATCACAACGCAGTCCATGCTGCAGACGTGACCCAGGCCATGTACTGTTACCTGAAAGAGCCCAAG CTCGCCAAGTCGCTGACATCCTGTGACATCCTCCTGGGCCTGCTGGCCGCGGCCACCCATGACCTTGACCACCCAGGGGTCAACCAGCCCTTCCTCATCAAAACCAACCATTACCTAGCAGCTTTGTACAGG aaTACCTCAGTTCTGGAGAATCATCACTGGAGATCAGCTGTGGGGCTCCTGCGAGAGACAGGACTTTTTTCCCACTTACCTGCAGAGGATGG attaaACATGGAAAGACAGCTGGGGTCTTTGATCCTGGCCACCGACATCAGCAGACAGAATGAGTACCTGTCCAAGTTCAGGAGGCACCTGGACCAGGATGACTTGTGCTTGGGCAACGCCTCCCATCgccacttcatcctccag aTGGCCCTGAAGTGTGCTGATATCTGTAACCCCTGCCGGCCCTGGGAGTTGAGCAAACAGTGGAGTGAGAAAGTGACAGAGGAGTTTTTTCAGCAAG GTAACATTGAGAAGAGGCACAAGCTGGAAGTCAGCCTGCTGTGTGACAGTCAGTCCAACACAGTAGGGGACATTCAGATCG gcttCATGACATACGTAGTGGAGCCTCTGTTTTCCGAGTGGGCCCGGTTCTCGGACACGCGTCTGTCCCAGACCATGCTAGGTCACCTGGGTCTGAACAAGGCCAGCTGGAGCGGGCTTCGGGCTTCTGGGAGCCTggaagagccagagccagaaccCGACCCGGACCCACCGCCACCCCCAGCACCAGGCCTGGCCCAGGAGCCCCAGCCACAGAAGATCCCACCACCAGAACCTTAG
- the pde7a gene encoding high affinity cAMP-specific 3',5'-cyclic phosphodiesterase 7A isoform X1, which produces MHTQRNYDLQRRGDPMGIALIWSLVVMLVRWMFSKRRGAISYDSSDQTALYIRMLGACVIFKQLFSRDVRVRSQVGFEPERRGSHPYLCVDFRTLHSRSENARPVPGRRVHRLFSFQRHLHSSRRLHSATTWPYNPLHILDEDYLGQAKCMLAKVGSWNFDIFLFDRLTNGNSLVTLTFHLLNQYGLIELFQLDMVKLRQFIVMVQEDYHSQNPYHNAVHAADVTQAMYCYLKEPKLAKSLTSCDILLGLLAAATHDLDHPGVNQPFLIKTNHYLAALYRNTSVLENHHWRSAVGLLRETGLFSHLPAEDGLNMERQLGSLILATDISRQNEYLSKFRRHLDQDDLCLGNASHRHFILQMALKCADICNPCRPWELSKQWSEKVTEEFFQQGNIEKRHKLEVSLLCDSQSNTVGDIQIGFMTYVVEPLFSEWARFSDTRLSQTMLGHLGLNKASWSGLRASGSLEEPEPEPDPDPPPPPAPGLAQEPQPQKIPPPEP; this is translated from the exons atgcacacacagagaaactatGATCTTCAGCGTAGGGGAGATCCAATGGGAATTGCTTTGATTTGGTCGTTAGTGGTGATGCTGGTCAGATGGATGTTCTCTAAG AGACGTGGAGCGATCTCCTATGACAGCTCCGATCAGACTGCGTTGTACATTCGTATGCTAG GGGCTTGTGTAATATTCAAACAGCTGTTTTCAA GAGACGTGAGAGTGAGAAGCCAGGTAGGATTTGAACCGGAACGACGAGGCTCGCACCCCTACCTGTGTGTCGATTTCCGAACCTTGCACT CCCGGAGTGAGAATGCGAGGCCAGTGCCCGGCCGGCGGGTTCACAGGCTCTTCAGCTTCCAGCGCCACCTGCACTCCTCACGCCGGCTCCACAGCGCCACCACCTGGCCCTACAACCCTCTGCACATCCTGGACGAAGACTACCTGGGCCAGGCCAAG TGTATGCTGGCAAAGGTTGGAAGCTGGAATTTTGACATTTTCCTCTTCGACAGATTAACAAATG GAAACAGCCTCGTCACCCTGACGTTCCACCTGTTAAACCAGTATGGATTAATTGAGCTCTTCCAGTTAGACATGGTGAAACTTCGTCAATTTATAG TCATGGTCCAAGAAGACTACCACAGCCAGAACCCTTATCACAACGCAGTCCATGCTGCAGACGTGACCCAGGCCATGTACTGTTACCTGAAAGAGCCCAAG CTCGCCAAGTCGCTGACATCCTGTGACATCCTCCTGGGCCTGCTGGCCGCGGCCACCCATGACCTTGACCACCCAGGGGTCAACCAGCCCTTCCTCATCAAAACCAACCATTACCTAGCAGCTTTGTACAGG aaTACCTCAGTTCTGGAGAATCATCACTGGAGATCAGCTGTGGGGCTCCTGCGAGAGACAGGACTTTTTTCCCACTTACCTGCAGAGGATGG attaaACATGGAAAGACAGCTGGGGTCTTTGATCCTGGCCACCGACATCAGCAGACAGAATGAGTACCTGTCCAAGTTCAGGAGGCACCTGGACCAGGATGACTTGTGCTTGGGCAACGCCTCCCATCgccacttcatcctccag aTGGCCCTGAAGTGTGCTGATATCTGTAACCCCTGCCGGCCCTGGGAGTTGAGCAAACAGTGGAGTGAGAAAGTGACAGAGGAGTTTTTTCAGCAAG GTAACATTGAGAAGAGGCACAAGCTGGAAGTCAGCCTGCTGTGTGACAGTCAGTCCAACACAGTAGGGGACATTCAGATCG gcttCATGACATACGTAGTGGAGCCTCTGTTTTCCGAGTGGGCCCGGTTCTCGGACACGCGTCTGTCCCAGACCATGCTAGGTCACCTGGGTCTGAACAAGGCCAGCTGGAGCGGGCTTCGGGCTTCTGGGAGCCTggaagagccagagccagaaccCGACCCGGACCCACCGCCACCCCCAGCACCAGGCCTGGCCCAGGAGCCCCAGCCACAGAAGATCCCACCACCAGAACCTTAG
- the pde7a gene encoding high affinity cAMP-specific 3',5'-cyclic phosphodiesterase 7A isoform X6, producing MRRGAISYDSSDQTALYIRMLDVRVRSQVGFEPERRGSHPYLCVDFRTLHSRSENARPVPGRRVHRLFSFQRHLHSSRRLHSATTWPYNPLHILDEDYLGQAKCMLAKVGSWNFDIFLFDRLTNGNSLVTLTFHLLNQYGLIELFQLDMVKLRQFIVMVQEDYHSQNPYHNAVHAADVTQAMYCYLKEPKLAKSLTSCDILLGLLAAATHDLDHPGVNQPFLIKTNHYLAALYRNTSVLENHHWRSAVGLLRETGLFSHLPAEDGLNMERQLGSLILATDISRQNEYLSKFRRHLDQDDLCLGNASHRHFILQMALKCADICNPCRPWELSKQWSEKVTEEFFQQGNIEKRHKLEVSLLCDSQSNTVGDIQIGFMTYVVEPLFSEWARFSDTRLSQTMLGHLGLNKASWSGLRASGSLEEPEPEPDPDPPPPPAPGLAQEPQPQKIPPPEP from the exons AGACGTGGAGCGATCTCCTATGACAGCTCCGATCAGACTGCGTTGTACATTCGTATGCTAG ACGTGAGAGTGAGAAGCCAGGTAGGATTTGAACCGGAACGACGAGGCTCGCACCCCTACCTGTGTGTCGATTTCCGAACCTTGCACT CCCGGAGTGAGAATGCGAGGCCAGTGCCCGGCCGGCGGGTTCACAGGCTCTTCAGCTTCCAGCGCCACCTGCACTCCTCACGCCGGCTCCACAGCGCCACCACCTGGCCCTACAACCCTCTGCACATCCTGGACGAAGACTACCTGGGCCAGGCCAAG TGTATGCTGGCAAAGGTTGGAAGCTGGAATTTTGACATTTTCCTCTTCGACAGATTAACAAATG GAAACAGCCTCGTCACCCTGACGTTCCACCTGTTAAACCAGTATGGATTAATTGAGCTCTTCCAGTTAGACATGGTGAAACTTCGTCAATTTATAG TCATGGTCCAAGAAGACTACCACAGCCAGAACCCTTATCACAACGCAGTCCATGCTGCAGACGTGACCCAGGCCATGTACTGTTACCTGAAAGAGCCCAAG CTCGCCAAGTCGCTGACATCCTGTGACATCCTCCTGGGCCTGCTGGCCGCGGCCACCCATGACCTTGACCACCCAGGGGTCAACCAGCCCTTCCTCATCAAAACCAACCATTACCTAGCAGCTTTGTACAGG aaTACCTCAGTTCTGGAGAATCATCACTGGAGATCAGCTGTGGGGCTCCTGCGAGAGACAGGACTTTTTTCCCACTTACCTGCAGAGGATGG attaaACATGGAAAGACAGCTGGGGTCTTTGATCCTGGCCACCGACATCAGCAGACAGAATGAGTACCTGTCCAAGTTCAGGAGGCACCTGGACCAGGATGACTTGTGCTTGGGCAACGCCTCCCATCgccacttcatcctccag aTGGCCCTGAAGTGTGCTGATATCTGTAACCCCTGCCGGCCCTGGGAGTTGAGCAAACAGTGGAGTGAGAAAGTGACAGAGGAGTTTTTTCAGCAAG GTAACATTGAGAAGAGGCACAAGCTGGAAGTCAGCCTGCTGTGTGACAGTCAGTCCAACACAGTAGGGGACATTCAGATCG gcttCATGACATACGTAGTGGAGCCTCTGTTTTCCGAGTGGGCCCGGTTCTCGGACACGCGTCTGTCCCAGACCATGCTAGGTCACCTGGGTCTGAACAAGGCCAGCTGGAGCGGGCTTCGGGCTTCTGGGAGCCTggaagagccagagccagaaccCGACCCGGACCCACCGCCACCCCCAGCACCAGGCCTGGCCCAGGAGCCCCAGCCACAGAAGATCCCACCACCAGAACCTTAG
- the pde7a gene encoding high affinity cAMP-specific 3',5'-cyclic phosphodiesterase 7A isoform X5: MRRGAISYDSSDQTALYIRMLGDVRVRSQVGFEPERRGSHPYLCVDFRTLHSRSENARPVPGRRVHRLFSFQRHLHSSRRLHSATTWPYNPLHILDEDYLGQAKCMLAKVGSWNFDIFLFDRLTNGNSLVTLTFHLLNQYGLIELFQLDMVKLRQFIVMVQEDYHSQNPYHNAVHAADVTQAMYCYLKEPKLAKSLTSCDILLGLLAAATHDLDHPGVNQPFLIKTNHYLAALYRNTSVLENHHWRSAVGLLRETGLFSHLPAEDGLNMERQLGSLILATDISRQNEYLSKFRRHLDQDDLCLGNASHRHFILQMALKCADICNPCRPWELSKQWSEKVTEEFFQQGNIEKRHKLEVSLLCDSQSNTVGDIQIGFMTYVVEPLFSEWARFSDTRLSQTMLGHLGLNKASWSGLRASGSLEEPEPEPDPDPPPPPAPGLAQEPQPQKIPPPEP, from the exons AGACGTGGAGCGATCTCCTATGACAGCTCCGATCAGACTGCGTTGTACATTCGTATGCTAG GAGACGTGAGAGTGAGAAGCCAGGTAGGATTTGAACCGGAACGACGAGGCTCGCACCCCTACCTGTGTGTCGATTTCCGAACCTTGCACT CCCGGAGTGAGAATGCGAGGCCAGTGCCCGGCCGGCGGGTTCACAGGCTCTTCAGCTTCCAGCGCCACCTGCACTCCTCACGCCGGCTCCACAGCGCCACCACCTGGCCCTACAACCCTCTGCACATCCTGGACGAAGACTACCTGGGCCAGGCCAAG TGTATGCTGGCAAAGGTTGGAAGCTGGAATTTTGACATTTTCCTCTTCGACAGATTAACAAATG GAAACAGCCTCGTCACCCTGACGTTCCACCTGTTAAACCAGTATGGATTAATTGAGCTCTTCCAGTTAGACATGGTGAAACTTCGTCAATTTATAG TCATGGTCCAAGAAGACTACCACAGCCAGAACCCTTATCACAACGCAGTCCATGCTGCAGACGTGACCCAGGCCATGTACTGTTACCTGAAAGAGCCCAAG CTCGCCAAGTCGCTGACATCCTGTGACATCCTCCTGGGCCTGCTGGCCGCGGCCACCCATGACCTTGACCACCCAGGGGTCAACCAGCCCTTCCTCATCAAAACCAACCATTACCTAGCAGCTTTGTACAGG aaTACCTCAGTTCTGGAGAATCATCACTGGAGATCAGCTGTGGGGCTCCTGCGAGAGACAGGACTTTTTTCCCACTTACCTGCAGAGGATGG attaaACATGGAAAGACAGCTGGGGTCTTTGATCCTGGCCACCGACATCAGCAGACAGAATGAGTACCTGTCCAAGTTCAGGAGGCACCTGGACCAGGATGACTTGTGCTTGGGCAACGCCTCCCATCgccacttcatcctccag aTGGCCCTGAAGTGTGCTGATATCTGTAACCCCTGCCGGCCCTGGGAGTTGAGCAAACAGTGGAGTGAGAAAGTGACAGAGGAGTTTTTTCAGCAAG GTAACATTGAGAAGAGGCACAAGCTGGAAGTCAGCCTGCTGTGTGACAGTCAGTCCAACACAGTAGGGGACATTCAGATCG gcttCATGACATACGTAGTGGAGCCTCTGTTTTCCGAGTGGGCCCGGTTCTCGGACACGCGTCTGTCCCAGACCATGCTAGGTCACCTGGGTCTGAACAAGGCCAGCTGGAGCGGGCTTCGGGCTTCTGGGAGCCTggaagagccagagccagaaccCGACCCGGACCCACCGCCACCCCCAGCACCAGGCCTGGCCCAGGAGCCCCAGCCACAGAAGATCCCACCACCAGAACCTTAG